DNA from Krasilnikovia cinnamomea:
CGAGCAGCTCGCCGGTCACATCGAAGGCCAGGAAACCCTTCGCAACATGATGAAGGGCTTCCCGGACATGTACGCCAGCTTCGCGAACCGACCGCAACACATCGTCGTCGACGGGGACGAGGCCGCCGTGGTCTCGCGCATCTCCGCCGTCACGAGTTCAGGCGGCCGCATCGAGGCGAACGTGGCGAACTACTTCCGGGTGACCGGCGGGCGCATCACATACATGGCCAACTTCCACGACACGGTGCCCTTCCGCGCCGCCCTCACGCCCGAGGGGGACAAGTGACCACGGAAACGTACGACTACGTCATCGTCGGCGGCGGCACCGCGGGATCGGTGCTGGCGAACCGGCTGAGCGAGGACCCGGACGTCAGCGTCCTGGTGCTGGAGGCCGGTGGCAGCTTCGTACCGGCCAACGTGGACAACGCGCCGCTGTGGTACACGCTGCTCGGCAGCGGCGTGGACTGGGGCTACACCACGGTCCCGCAGCCGGGCCTGGGCGGCCGGCAGGTGTACGAGCCGCGCGGCAAGCTCCCCGGCGGCAGCAGCAACCTGTACATCATGATGCACATCCGGGGGCACCGGTCGGACTTCGACAACTGGGCCTACCAGGGCGCGGCCGGCTGGTCGTACACGGATCTGGAGCCGTATTTCCGCAAGCTGGAGCAGCGGCAGACGGTGATCAACGCTGGCGGCCCGGACGCGAACCCGCTGTCGCGGGTGTTCATCGACGCCTGCAAGGACCTCGGCCACCCCGAGGTCGACGACTTCAACGGCCCGGAAATGATCGGTACGGGCTGGCACCACATCGACGTGAAGGACGGCAAGCGCCACGGCGCCCTGGCCGACTTCCTGGAGCCGGCGCTGTCCCGCCCGAACCTGACGCTGCGCACCGACGCGACGGCAGCGAAGCTGCTGTTCTCCGGCGGCCGGTGCACCGGCGTGGCCTACCGCCAGCAGGAGCCGGCCGGTGCCTCGGGCGAGGGCCGTACGCTGCCCGGCGTCAAGCTGGCCGAGCCGGGCGACCGCGAGGTACGCGCGGCCCGCGAGGTGCTGGTCTGCCTCGGCGCCATCGAGTCGCCGAAGCTGCTGCAGCTCTCCGGTGTCGGCGCCGCGGGCCTGCTGGGCCAGCACGGCATCGACGTGGTGGCCGACCTGCCCGGTGTGGGGGAGAACTTCCACAACCACGTGCTCACCGGCCTGATCGCGGAGACCGTCGACCCGGTCCAGCCGGGGCGGCAGAACCTCTCCGAGTCGGCGCTGTTCACCCGGTCGCAGCCGGGGTTGCCCGCGCCCGACCTGCAGCTGGCGTTCGTACACGTGCCGTTCGACATCATCGTCGGGCAGAACCACCCGAACGCGGTGTCGATCCTGCCCGGCGTGGTCCGCCCGAACTCGCGCGGCAGCGTGCGGCTGGCCTCGGCGGACCCGTTCGCCGCGCCGCTGATCGACCCGAACTACCTGGGCGACCACTCCGACGTGGAGCGCATGGTGCAGGCCGTCAAGATGTCCCGCGACATCTTCGCCGCGCCCGCGTTCAAGGGCCTGCTCAAGGGTGAGCTGCTGCCCGGCGCGGACGTGCGGACCGACAAGGAGATCGAGGAGTTCGTGCGCAACCGCGCGGACTGCTACCACCACCAGGCCGGGTCCTGCCGGATCGGGGTCGACGACCTCGCGGTCGTGGACCCGTCGCTGAAGGTCCGTGGCGTGGAGGGCGTCCGCGTGGTGGACGCCAGCGTGATGCCGGCCGTGCCGTCCGGCAACTGCCACACGGCCATCGTCGCCATCGCCGAGAAGGCCGCCGATCTGATCAAGGAGAGCCGTCATGGCTGACGTCGCGCTGCGTCAAGGCCCGCTGTCCGGTGCGAAGGTCGCCGTCCTGGTGGAGAGCGACTTCTTCGAGCCCGAGATCCACTACTACCAGCGCCGCTTCGCCGAGGAGGGCGCGGAGGTGCACTTCCTGACCCGGCTCTGGGGCCAGGACCAGATCACCTTCAGCGGGCACGAGTGGCGGGCGCCGTTCACCGCGTCGATGAGTGTAGAGGGGATCGACGACGAGACGCTGCGCTCGTACGATGCGGTCATCGTGCCCTCGGGCATGGTGTCCGACCGGCTGCGCTACACCGAGGACGTGAGCAAGCTGGCCCCGGCGGTCGACCTGGTGCGCCGGGCGTTCGACGAGCCGGGCATCCTCAAGGGGATCATCTGCCACGGCTTCTGGCTGCTGGCGCCGATCCCCGAGACGATCCGCGGCCGCAAGGTCGTCTGCCACAACAACCTGGTCGGCGACGTCCGCAACATGGGCGCCGAGTACGTCGACGCTGACGTGGTCGAGGACGGCGACGACCTGGTGACCGGGCGCACCGGCATGCACGCGCACCTGTTCGCCCGGCAGATCATCGACCGGCTGATCGAACGGCGCCGGTCGTGACCGCGCTCGCGGCGGGATCGGCTGCTTCGGGACGGGCTGCTTCGGGACCGGCCGCGCCCGCGCTGCGCTGGTCGCATGTCGCGCTCAACTGCGCCGACCAGAAAGTCACCGAAGAGTTCTACGCGCGCTGGTTTGGTTTCGAGCGGGCCAGGGTGGTCGAGCTGGACGGGGGCGCGGAGATCATCTTCCTCCGTCAGGGCGACGTCTACCTGGAGCTGTTCGCGACCACCGATGCCACCCCGTTCGCGGTGAGCGCGGACGGCCCGGCGTACCACGGGATCGCCCGGCACCTGGCGTTCCAGACCGACGATCTGGACGCGTTCCTGGAGCGGGTGGGTGACGCCATCCCGGTGTCGCTGGGGCCGCTGAAATTCGACAGTTTCATCGCGGGCTGGCACAGCGTCTGGCTCACCGACCCCGACGGCGTGATTGTCGAGGTCAGCCAGGGGTACCGCGACGCCGACCCGGCCGACCTGCTGGCCGCGCACGTCCATTCCGGACCGAGCGCATAAGACGGATGTCACATCACCGAGCTAGCCTGCGCGGTACACATCAGACGAGCGGGGGGAACCCACGTTGAGATACCGCACACTAGGCCGTACCGGTCTGCGGGTGTCCGAGATGTTCCTCGGCACGATGACCTTCGGCACGGACTGGGGCTGGGGCGCGCCGCTCGACGAATGCCGCAAGCTGTACACGGCATTCGTCGAGGCCGGCGGCAACGTCATCGACACCGCCGACAAGTACACCGAGGGCGAGAGCGAACGCATCGTCGGTGAACTGATCAAGCAGGACCGCGACCGGATGGTCGTGGCGACCAAGTACACGCTCTCGTCCGACGGCACCGACCCGAACGCGTCCGGCAACCACCGCAAGAACCTGACCCGGGCGATCGAGTCCAGCCTCACCCGGCTGGCCACGGACCGGATCGACCTGCTCTGGGTGCACATCTGGGACCCGGCCACGCCGATCGAGGAGACGATGCGCGCGCTGGACGACGCCGTCCGCGCCGGCAAGATCCTCTACGTGGGCATCTCGGACACCCCGGCCTGGGTGATCTCCCGCGCCAACACGCTCGCCGACTGGCGGGGCTGGACCCCGTTCGCCGGGGTGCAGCTGCCGTACAGCCTGGTGCAGCGCGACGCGGAGCGGGAGCTGCTGCCGATGGCGGAGGCGATGGGGCTGTCCGTGGCCGCCTGGTCGCCGCTGGCCCGGGGCGTGCTGTCCGGCAAGTTCACCCGGTCCACCCCGACAACGCAGCACACCCGGGTCCGGGCCGAGGATATCGACGAGCGGGAGCTGGCGATCGCGCGGACGGTCGACGCCGTCGCCGACGAGCTGGGCGCCAGCTCGTCGCAGGTGGCACTGGCCTGGTTGAGGGCCGGCCGGCCCAACCTGCACGTGGTCCTGGGCGCCCGCCGCCTGGAGCAGCTGACCGACAACCTCGGCGCGGCCGAGCTGGAGCTGCCGGAGGACGCGATCCGCCGGCTGGACGAGGCGAGCGCGATCGAGCTGGGCTTCCCCGCCGACTTCATCAGCTCGATGGGCGGGTTCACCTACGGCCCGGTCGGCGAGCGCGTCGACTTCACCGACCGCGCCTGACACCGAGGTGGTCGGCAGGTGGACTGACGCCGGCGCTGACGTTCACGGCGAGCGCTGCCGCTCACGGCGCCGGATCCGAGTGATCCGGCGCCGTCGGCGTTCTGCTGCCGCCCGGCTTCGCTGACGCCCGGCCGTCACGGTCGACACCGCCTGCTCGTCGTCGCTGCCGCCCGGCTTCGCTGAGCTGCCCCGTGACCGAGCTGCCGCCTGACCCAGCTGCCGCCTGACCGAGCTGCCCCCTGACCGAGCTGCCGCCTGACCGAGCTGCCGCACGGCCGGCACTGAGCGGCGCCGCCCCTGCCCGGCGCTGCTGAGCTGCCGATGCCCAGCGGTCAGGTCAACGGCTGCCAGCGTGCCCCGGCAGCCATCAGGACGCAACGTACTCCAGGCGATCCTCGTCACTGGGGCACTTCGTGCCGGTCCGTTCCGAGATCACGTCGTAGGTGTATGCCGCACTGCACAGGGCGACGTGGTGGTGCCAGCCGGCGAACGTACGGCCCTCGTAGTCGCGCAGGCCGTACCGGTCGGCGAACGCCTCCAGCCGCGGGCCCGCCTGCAACCGGATCTTGGCGAGCGAGACCAGGTCGGACAGCGGGCGGTCGACCATGTTGGTGAGCCAGAAGCCGCGCGGCCGGGCCTTGCCGAGCGGCCACTCGCACAGCAGCATGCGCTGTGGTGCGGGACCGTGTGCCCGCCCCGCGACCCCGTCGGACAGGGTCGCCCGGACGGGCAGCTGGAGGAACTGCGAACGCAGCCCAGTGGCGCCCTCGTGTCGCCACTCGACTGTCTCGCGGGGCAGGTTCCAGGTACGGGCGATCAGGTCGCTGACGGTCAGGTGCCACGGCAGAGTCTGCGTGTCGCCGAGGCTGGCCATCTGCGGCCGGGGGGTGCGGTTGCCGGTGGTCTCGTAC
Protein-coding regions in this window:
- a CDS encoding nuclear transport factor 2 family protein, yielding MDTREVVDSYYRLANAGDWDAWCDLFAAEQVMDEQLAGHIEGQETLRNMMKGFPDMYASFANRPQHIVVDGDEAAVVSRISAVTSSGGRIEANVANYFRVTGGRITYMANFHDTVPFRAALTPEGDK
- a CDS encoding DJ-1/PfpI family protein codes for the protein MADVALRQGPLSGAKVAVLVESDFFEPEIHYYQRRFAEEGAEVHFLTRLWGQDQITFSGHEWRAPFTASMSVEGIDDETLRSYDAVIVPSGMVSDRLRYTEDVSKLAPAVDLVRRAFDEPGILKGIICHGFWLLAPIPETIRGRKVVCHNNLVGDVRNMGAEYVDADVVEDGDDLVTGRTGMHAHLFARQIIDRLIERRRS
- a CDS encoding GMC family oxidoreductase, with the protein product MTTETYDYVIVGGGTAGSVLANRLSEDPDVSVLVLEAGGSFVPANVDNAPLWYTLLGSGVDWGYTTVPQPGLGGRQVYEPRGKLPGGSSNLYIMMHIRGHRSDFDNWAYQGAAGWSYTDLEPYFRKLEQRQTVINAGGPDANPLSRVFIDACKDLGHPEVDDFNGPEMIGTGWHHIDVKDGKRHGALADFLEPALSRPNLTLRTDATAAKLLFSGGRCTGVAYRQQEPAGASGEGRTLPGVKLAEPGDREVRAAREVLVCLGAIESPKLLQLSGVGAAGLLGQHGIDVVADLPGVGENFHNHVLTGLIAETVDPVQPGRQNLSESALFTRSQPGLPAPDLQLAFVHVPFDIIVGQNHPNAVSILPGVVRPNSRGSVRLASADPFAAPLIDPNYLGDHSDVERMVQAVKMSRDIFAAPAFKGLLKGELLPGADVRTDKEIEEFVRNRADCYHHQAGSCRIGVDDLAVVDPSLKVRGVEGVRVVDASVMPAVPSGNCHTAIVAIAEKAADLIKESRHG
- a CDS encoding aldo/keto reductase translates to MFLGTMTFGTDWGWGAPLDECRKLYTAFVEAGGNVIDTADKYTEGESERIVGELIKQDRDRMVVATKYTLSSDGTDPNASGNHRKNLTRAIESSLTRLATDRIDLLWVHIWDPATPIEETMRALDDAVRAGKILYVGISDTPAWVISRANTLADWRGWTPFAGVQLPYSLVQRDAERELLPMAEAMGLSVAAWSPLARGVLSGKFTRSTPTTQHTRVRAEDIDERELAIARTVDAVADELGASSSQVALAWLRAGRPNLHVVLGARRLEQLTDNLGAAELELPEDAIRRLDEASAIELGFPADFISSMGGFTYGPVGERVDFTDRA
- a CDS encoding VOC family protein; the protein is MTALAAGSAASGRAASGPAAPALRWSHVALNCADQKVTEEFYARWFGFERARVVELDGGAEIIFLRQGDVYLELFATTDATPFAVSADGPAYHGIARHLAFQTDDLDAFLERVGDAIPVSLGPLKFDSFIAGWHSVWLTDPDGVIVEVSQGYRDADPADLLAAHVHSGPSA